DNA from Thioclava sp. GXIMD2076:
TATTGCTGGACGCTTTCCAGAGCAACGGAAACCTTCATGCGCTCCTCGCCCATACCCTGTGCAATCCCGCGGATCGGTGCCGCATCCTGCGCGTCAAGCCCCGAACCGATACGAATATAGCGCGCATCCGGACAGCAGCGATTGGCCGGATCGAACCCGACCCAGCCGTAATTCTCCACAAACAGCTCGGCCCATGCGTGGCTGGCCTCGTCGCGCTCGCCCTCACCCTCGCCAAAGAGATAGCCCGTCACATAGCGCGCGGGCACATCCAGCGCGCGCGCCATGGTGATCAGCACATGCGCCTGATCCTGACATACGCCCTTCTTGCGATACAGCGCCTCGGAGGCGGTGGTTCTGGCCTCGGTCTCGCCGGACTGGTATTCGACCTCGTCGGCCGTCAGACGGCATAGGCGGTGCGCCTGCTCCAGAGGCTCTTCCTTGCCCGTCACGCCCTTGGCGGCCAGCGCCGAGAGCGTGCCGTCGTCATGGGTCAGAGCGGTCTCGCGCAGATAGGCCAGAGGGTTGATCGTTTCGCGATGGCCGCGCAGCATGCCCGCCGTATCGGCCGTCTCGACACGGCCCCGCACGGTGATGCGCAGCTGCTCGAGAGGCCCGCGCACGGACCAGCCCTCGATCCTGTCACCCGCCCCGTCACGGAAGGCGCCGCCAAGGACGCCCCCCTGCACGGCCACATCCCAGTCGATGACCCGCTGCCCGTCATGGCGCGAGGCAAAGAGCCTGAGCGACTGAACGGAGCTGCGCATGGGCGCATCGTAATCGTAAATCGTTACATGGTTGACGGTCAGGATCATCTTGCCTCACCCGATAGATAGGTCTCGAACACGGTCGAGGTCAGGCCGGAGACCTCGCCGATGAAGCGGGTCAGGAACTCGTGCAGCCCCTCGTCGAAAATATCCTCGACCTCGGCTTTCTGCAGCTCGCCCAGAAGCGCGCGGGCCCGCATCTGCGGCAGCCCCGATTTGCGGTAGTCGCGGGCAAGGCATTCCAGATGGTAGGTCACCTTCTCGGCGGCCGTGATCAGCGAGCGCGGGCTCTGCGGATTGAGGATCAGGAAATGCGCGATCTTGCGCGCCGTCAGCTCGCCGCCATAGGCGAAATGGAAGGCGCGATGCGCCTGCAGCGTGCGCAGCAGTGTGTGCCACTGATAACTATCGAGCTCAGATCCCACAAAATCGAGCGACGGCAGCAGAACGTAATATTTCACATCCAGAAGCCGCGCGGTGTTATCGGCCCGCTCCAGCGCGAAACCGATATTGAGGAAATGGTAGCCGTCATTATGCAGAAGCGTCGAATCGATGGCCCCACGCACCATGGTCGACTGGCGCGAGACCCATTCGGTCAGGTCGGTCAGTTCCAGCTCGGAGCGCGGTCGGCGTTCAAGCTGGCGCAACTCCTGAAAGGCCATGTTCAGCACGTCCCAGAGCTGGCCCGAGATCGCGGTGCGCACGATCCGCGCATTTTCGCGAGCCCGCTCGATACAGGAAATCACGGAAGACGGGTTGTCACGATCGAAGAACATATAGCTCTCGATATTGCGCTGCACCGGATCGCCATATTTATCGGCAAAGCCGTCAGCGGTGCCCGAGGCCTGTAAAAGGCTCTCCCACTCGCTGCGATAGCCATCGCCATTGGCCTGCGGGATCATGGTGATCCGCGCGCCCACTTCCAGAAGGCGGGCCATGGTCTCCGCCCGCTCGATATAGCGGGCAATCCAGAACAGGTTTTCGGCGGTCCGGCTCAGCATGCCACCTCTCCTCTCGAAACGGGTGGCAATTCCGGCGTAATTGTCTCTCGGCATGGCTTCCCCCTCATTCCGCCAGAACCCAAGTGTCTTTAACGCCCCCGCCTTGCGAGGAATTCACCACCAAAGAGCCTTCGGTCAGCGCAACGCGCGTCAGACCTCCGGGAACAAGTTCAATCTTCTCACCCACCAGACAGTAGGGCCGCAAATCCACATGGCGCGGAGCCACGCCCTCGTTGACAAAGGTCGGCGTCGTCGAGAGCGCCAGCGTCGGCTGGGCAATGTAATTCTCGGGATCTTCCTCGATCTTGCGACGGAAGATCTCGATCTGCTCCTTCGTGGATTTCGGGCCGACCAGCATGCCGTAGCCGCCCGAGCCATGGACCTCTTTGACCACCAGTTCCGGCAGGTTGGAGAGCACATATTTCAGATCGTCCGTTTTGGCGCATTGCCATGTGGGCACGTTCTGCAGGATCGGCTCCTCGCCCAGATAGAAGCGGATCATCTCGGGCACGAATGTATAGACGGCCTTGTCATCGGCCACACCTGCACCGGGCGCCGAGCAGATACTGACACCGCCCGAACGGTAGCAATCCATCAGGCCGGGCACGCCCAGCATGGAATCGGGACGGAAGCAGAGCGGATCAAGGAAAGCATCATCGATCCGGCGGTAGATTACATCTACCTTCTTGGGGCCCTCGGTCGTGCGCATCCACACGAACCCGCCCTCGCAGAAGAGATCGGGCCCCTCGACCAGTTCGACCCCCATCAGATCGGCAAGGAAGCTATGCTCGTAATAGGCCGAATTGTAATGGCCGGGCGTCAGGATCGCGATGGTCGGGTCCTTGTCGCATTTGGCAGGCGCCACGGAGGCCAGCGTGCGCCTGAGCGCCTCGGCATAGCCATCGACCGGCTCGATCCGGTTCTCGTGGAACAGCTTGGGGAACATCCGCATCATGATCTCGCGGTTCTCCAGCATGTAGCTGACCCCCGAGGGCGTGCGGCAGTTATCCTCCAGAACGTAGAAATCCTCGGGGCCGGTGCGCACTAGATCGATGCCCACGATATGGCTGTAGATCCCCATGGCGGGTGTGAAGCCCATCACCGCGCGCTCGAAGGCCTCGTTCTGATAGACAAGCTTGGCAGGGATCTTGCCCGCCTTCACGATCTCGGCCTTGTTATAGACATCCTTGAGAAAGGCGTTCAGCGCACGGGCGCGCTGCTTGATGCCGGCCTCCAGCTTGCGCCATTCCTTCTGCGTAAAGACACGCGGGAACATATCGAAAGGGATCAGCCGGTCGGGGTCGCCGCCTTCACCATAAACGGCGAAGGTAATGCCGATGCGGCGGAAGAGCTGCTCGGCTTCGGCCTGCTTCATCTGGCGCAACTCGGCAGGCATGGAATTGGTCCATCCCTCTAGCCGCGCATAGGGCTCTCGCACCGAGCCTCCATCATACATCTCATTGAAATGTTGGATCATTGCGCCTCGACTCCTTCACCTCTTAAGGGAAGATTAGGCAACGCATTCACCAAGGGGAAGCGAACCAGTCCCTGCGGCCGTCTTTCTGCTTTGAAAAATGTCGTAAAATTAGACCTATGCTTATAATTTAAGCAATCCCTCCGGGTTCCCCCCGACGCCCATCGCCGAAGCAACATCGCACACTCCCCAGCGCAAAACTCGACATCTTGCACTTATTTTTTGATCGTTATGAATATAATAATTTGGGCATTTCCGCAGAATGGCAAGCGCGGCGCATAAAAAATTGTAGGAAGTATGACATTGTGGTCAATTCCCCGATGTCCCGCCGCTGCCCCTTCCCCTCGCTGCCCATGCAGCCTATCTCTTGGGAGACACGGAAAAGAGGACATGATGACACTTCATCTCAAAACCCCCGTCATGGATGCGAATGCCACCGCAGGGACCGGCAAGTTCGGCGCCCTGCCCGAATGGGACCTGAGCGACCTCTATCCCGCACCGGATAGCCCCGAATATGCCGCCGATATGGCCAAGGTCGAAAAGGACTGCGCGAGTTTCGCCGCCGATTATGAGGGCAAACTGGCCGCACTTTCGGGCGCGGAAATGGCCGAGTGTATCCGCCGCTACGAAGAGATCGAGACCACTGCCGGACGTATCATGTCCTATGTCGGCCTACGCTATTACCAGAACACGGTCGATCCCGATCGCGCCAAGATGATGTCGGACGCGCAGGACAAGATCACCGCCTACACCACGCCTCTGGTGTTCTTCAGCCTCGAGTTCAACCGCATCGAGGACGAGACCTACAAGGCACAATTCGCCGATGCCGGCGCCGCGCGCTATAAGCCGGTTTTTGACCGTATGCGGGCGATGAAACCCTATCAGCTCTCGGACGAGCTGGAGAAATTCCTGCATGACCAGTCGGTTGTGGGATCGGCTGCGTGGAACCGCCTGTTTGACGAGACCACCGCCGCGCTGGAATTC
Protein-coding regions in this window:
- a CDS encoding transglutaminase family protein — encoded protein: MILTVNHVTIYDYDAPMRSSVQSLRLFASRHDGQRVIDWDVAVQGGVLGGAFRDGAGDRIEGWSVRGPLEQLRITVRGRVETADTAGMLRGHRETINPLAYLRETALTHDDGTLSALAAKGVTGKEEPLEQAHRLCRLTADEVEYQSGETEARTTASEALYRKKGVCQDQAHVLITMARALDVPARYVTGYLFGEGEGERDEASHAWAELFVENYGWVGFDPANRCCPDARYIRIGSGLDAQDAAPIRGIAQGMGEERMKVSVALESVQQ
- a CDS encoding alpha-E domain-containing protein, yielding MLSRTAENLFWIARYIERAETMARLLEVGARITMIPQANGDGYRSEWESLLQASGTADGFADKYGDPVQRNIESYMFFDRDNPSSVISCIERARENARIVRTAISGQLWDVLNMAFQELRQLERRPRSELELTDLTEWVSRQSTMVRGAIDSTLLHNDGYHFLNIGFALERADNTARLLDVKYYVLLPSLDFVGSELDSYQWHTLLRTLQAHRAFHFAYGGELTARKIAHFLILNPQSPRSLITAAEKVTYHLECLARDYRKSGLPQMRARALLGELQKAEVEDIFDEGLHEFLTRFIGEVSGLTSTVFETYLSGEAR
- a CDS encoding circularly permuted type 2 ATP-grasp protein, giving the protein MIQHFNEMYDGGSVREPYARLEGWTNSMPAELRQMKQAEAEQLFRRIGITFAVYGEGGDPDRLIPFDMFPRVFTQKEWRKLEAGIKQRARALNAFLKDVYNKAEIVKAGKIPAKLVYQNEAFERAVMGFTPAMGIYSHIVGIDLVRTGPEDFYVLEDNCRTPSGVSYMLENREIMMRMFPKLFHENRIEPVDGYAEALRRTLASVAPAKCDKDPTIAILTPGHYNSAYYEHSFLADLMGVELVEGPDLFCEGGFVWMRTTEGPKKVDVIYRRIDDAFLDPLCFRPDSMLGVPGLMDCYRSGGVSICSAPGAGVADDKAVYTFVPEMIRFYLGEEPILQNVPTWQCAKTDDLKYVLSNLPELVVKEVHGSGGYGMLVGPKSTKEQIEIFRRKIEEDPENYIAQPTLALSTTPTFVNEGVAPRHVDLRPYCLVGEKIELVPGGLTRVALTEGSLVVNSSQGGGVKDTWVLAE